In Macadamia integrifolia cultivar HAES 741 chromosome 1, SCU_Mint_v3, whole genome shotgun sequence, a single window of DNA contains:
- the LOC122082355 gene encoding probable aspartic protease At2g35615 has translation MVTSFSFYAIFIFFFLTFLPSINTAAANSKHPLFAFDLIHRDSPLSPLYNSDSTFWDKAERLYESSIARNAYIASKRRLGKSHDVNVDNFFFFLAKFSFGSPWVDVFAVIDSGSDLLWIQCNPCENRQPQTGLIYDPTKSKTYTNISCGSLNCMSDHHTYCDTNNVCGYRNYYVDGSYSYGFLGIDSVLFTNPDGSTVASYVTFGCGINNKFSSQGHLAGVLGLSATNLSLVSQLQGDGPQQFSYCLGNASDPSSKGNVIIGPYAETSGQTTLFTFDNLYHVNPIEIKVGSKSLNLSPKVFGPPGNVILDSGTIYTFLPPKVYRKLAHAIRKSIRSFKVHSIPHPRPGMLCYKGNIGRDLNGFPTVTIRFQGNAELVLERWSIFINDGKERFCLAFASTGGSIRRSIIGTMAQQFYNFGFHIDTQELSIIRSVCSIIPNPTM, from the coding sequence ATGGTGACTTCCTTTTCATTCTATgcaatcttcatcttcttctttttaacctTCTTACCATCCATTAACACCGCAGCCGCAAATTCTAAACACCCGCTATTCGCCTTCGATCTCATCCACCGCGATTCTCCTCTTTCTCCACTCTATAATTCCGATTCCACCTTTTGGGACAAAGCTGAGAGATTATATGAGAGCTCAATTGCACGCAATGCATATATAGCTTCCAAAAGAAGATTAGGCAAGTCCCACGATGTTAATGTtgataatttcttcttcttccttgcaaaATTCTCCTTTGGTTCACCATGGGTTGATGTCTTCGCGGTCATTGATTCCGGTAGCGATCTTTTATGGATCCAATGCAACCCTTGCGAGAATCGCCAGCCACAGACTGGACTAATCTATGATCCCACCAAGTCAAAAACCTATACCAACATATCATGCGGCTCTTTGAATTGCATGTCAGATCACCATACGTATTGTGATACCAATAATGTGTGTGGTTACCGGAATTATTATGTTGATGGGAGTTATAGCTATGGCTTTCTTGGCATCGATTCTGTATTGTTCACTAACCCTGATGGAAGTACAGTAGCCTCGTATGTGACCTTTGGTTGTGGTATTAACAACAAATTTTCATCACAAGGCCATTTGGCTGGAGTATTAGGCCTTTCTGCAACCAATTTGTCACTGGTTTCTCAGTTACAAGGAGATGGACCCCAACAATTTTCTTATTGCTTGGGCAATGCAAGTGATCCTTCTTCCAAAGGTAATGTGATCATTGGTCCATATGCAGAAACCAGTGGCCAAACTACTCTTTTCACATTTGATAACCTTTATCATGTCAATCCAATTGAAATTAAAGTGGGATCTAAAAGTCTTAATCTTTCTCCAAAGGTATTTGGTCCTCCTGGGAATGTGATCTTAGATAGTGGCACCATATACACATTTTTACCACCGAAAGTATATAGAAAGCTAGCTCATGCTATAAGAAAGTCAATCAGAAGCTTCAAGGTCCATTCAATTCCACATCCAAGACCAGGGATGTTATGCTACAAGGGAAATATTGGAAGAGACTTGAATGGATTTCCTACTGTGACAATTCGTTTTCAAGGAAACGCAGAGTTGGTTTTAGAGAGATGGAGTATTTTCATCAATGATGGAAAGGAAAGATTTTGCTTAGCTTTCGCTTCTACTGGTGGTTCTATTAGGAGAAGCATTATTGGTACCATGGCTCAACAGTTTTacaattttgggtttcataTTGATACCCAGGAATTGTCTATTATTCGTTCTGTTTGCTCAATTATCCCAAACCCAACTatgtaa